A region of Argentina anserina chromosome 5, drPotAnse1.1, whole genome shotgun sequence DNA encodes the following proteins:
- the LOC126794574 gene encoding serine/threonine-protein kinase PEPKR2 has product MRKKRKGGVDEPCLDPLEALTSKSCNSRSLPLEDYSRLKKRCKEVDAGNESVGSYKSRLAGIATAPPCGTSSLVTPGRGIKRKIGCIDVATQMGRKNKIEEDYSKGATIGRGKFGSVWLCQSRGTGAEFACKTLKKGEETVHREVEIMQHLSGHPGVVTLQAVYEESECFHLVMELCSGGRLIDQMLEEGQYSEQRAANIFKEVMLVIKYCHDMGVVHRDIKPENILLTKAGKIKLADFGLAMRISYGQNLTGLAGSPAYVAPEVLVGKYSEKVDIWSAGVLLHALLVGVLPFQGDSIEAVFESVKTVKLDLHTGIWASISKPARDLLGRMLTRDVSVRITAEEVLRHPWILFYTVRTLKALPIKSRSKNQSSAPCHQLAITPRLMAVRKKTEDDSLSENLSGPSSSGSCKSEDQDDCSLVDALATAVSHVRISEPKRTRLCSPTGPIEQQCSSNMKANLCKAF; this is encoded by the exons atgaggaagaagaggaaaggAGGTGTGGATGAGCCGTGCTTAGATCCGCTGGAGGCTCTGACATCAAAGTCATGCAATTCACGGTCGTTGCCGCTAGAGGATTATTCGAGGTTGAAGAAGCGGTGTAAGGAAGTTGATGCCGGGAATGAATCTGTGGGATCGTATAAAAGCAGGCTTGCTGGCATTGCCACGGCTCCGCCGTGTGGGACTTCGTCTTTGGTTACTCCGGGAAGAGGTATTAAGAGGAAGATAGGGTGTATAGATGTTGCGACGCAAATGGGTAGGAAGAATAAGATTGAGGAGGATTATAGCAAGGGCGCTACTATTGGGCGTGGGAAGTTTGGTTCGGTATGGTTGTGTCAGTCCCGAGGGACTGGGGCAGAGTTTGCGTGCAAGACTCTGAAGAAAGGGGAGGAGACGGTGCATAGGGAGGTTGAGATAATGCAGCATTTGTCTGGTCATCCTGGGGTTGTGACATTACAGGCTGTGTATGAGGAGTCCGAATGTTTTCATCTCGTGATGGAGTTGTGCTCAGGTGGGCGCTTGATTGATCAGATGCTTGAAGAGGGTCAGTATTCAGAGCAGCGGGCTGCTAATATATTCAAGGAAGTGATGCTAGTCATCAAGTATTGTCATGATATGGGGGTTGTGCACAGAGACATAAAACCCGAGAATATTCTTCTTACAAAAGCAGGAAAGATAAAGCTTGCAGATTTTGGACTGGCCATGAGAATATCCTACG GTCAAAATTTGACTGGTTTGGCTGGAAGTCCAGCTTATGTTGCACCAGAAGTTTTAGTGGGGAAGTACTCTGAGAAGGTGGATATATGGAGTGCTGGTGTCCTTCTACACGCTCTTTTGGTTGGTGTTCTTCCATTTCAGGGGGACTCCATAGAAGCCGTTTTTGAGTCAGTCAAGACTGTGAAGCTTGATTTGCATACAGGAATATGGGCGTCAATTTCCAAACCTGCAAGAGATCTTCTTGGGAGAATGCTGACAAGGGATGTTTCAGTACGGATAACAGCAGAAGAAGTACTAA GGCATCCATGGATATTGTTTTATACTGTGCGAACATTGAAGGCACTACCCATTAAATCAAGGTCGAAGAATCAATCTAGTGCACCTTGCCACCAACTTGCTATTACACCAAGACTAATGGCAGTTCGGAAGAAAACAGAAGATGATTCTCTAAGTGAAAATCTAAGTGGTCCTTCATCTTCTGGTAGTTGCAAGTCAGAAGATCAAGATGATTGTAGTTTAGTGGATGCACTTGCTACTGCTGTTTCACATGTCAGAATTTCTGAGCCAAAAAGGACCAGGCTTTGTAGTCCCACAGGTCCAATTGAGCAGCAGTGTTCATCTAACATGAAAGCTAACCTCTGTAAAGCATTTTGA
- the LOC126794575 gene encoding phosphoribosylaminoimidazole-succinocarboxamide synthase, chloroplastic translates to MALHQYSQTLNPPKTLFNPKFPNPNNPLFSFSFIKTQKSISKSFPKLSVSAMTAQPPPPLDALLNCPRKQEVLDAIGTSLSTCLSETNLHLTVPGLNSKTRGKVRDVYDSGDYLVMVTTDRQSAFDRILASIPFKGQVLNETSLWWFDQTRHITSNAVVSVPDANVTIAKKCSVFPVEFVVRGFVTGSTDTSLWTVYRNGVRNYCGNVLPGGLEKSQKLPANILTPTTKAADHDAPVTPDEIIERGLMSQADYDEVSQKALSLFKYGQRVALEHGLILVDTKYEFGKGQDGSIHLIDEVHTPDSSRYWIAHTYEERFQSGLEPENIDKEFLRLWFKDHCNPYEDEVLPDAPEELVRELSWRYIFLYETITKSKFKIPSTEEPIHDRISRNVAQALSSLK, encoded by the exons ATGGCTCTTCATCAGTACAGCCAAACCTTAAACCCTCCCAAAACCCTCTTCAACCCCAAGTTCCCAAATCCCAACAACCCCttattctctttctctttcatcaaaacccaaaaatcCATATCCAAAAGCTTCCCAAAGCTCTCTGTCTCGGCCATGACAGCCCAACCGCCGCCGCCTCTGGATGCCCTGCTCAACTGTCCGCGCAAACAAGAGGTGCTTGACGCCATTGGAACTTCATTATCCACCTGTCTTTCTGAGACCAACCTCCACCTCACAGTTCCTGGCCTCAATTCCAAAACCAGAGGCAAG GTTAGGGATGTTTATGACAGTGGGGATTATCTTGTTATGGTCACCACGGATCGGCAGAGTGCATTCGATAGAATTCTTGCTTCTATTCCCTTCAAAGGCCAG GTTCTTAATGAAACAAGTCTATGGTGGTTTGATCAAACTCGACATATTACATCAAATGCAGTTGTTTCTGTCCCAGACGCAAATGTAACAATTGCAAAGAAATGTTCTGTTTTTCCGGTGGAGTTTGTGG TCAGAGGTTTTGTGACTGGAAGTACTGATACATCATTATGGACGGTCTACAGAAATGGCGTTCGAAATTACTGTGGCAATGTACTTCCAGGCG GCTTGGAAAAAAGCCAAAAGCTTCCTGCAAATATACTCACACCAACAACTAAGGCTGCAGATCATGATGCTCCTGTTACTCCAGATGAG ATAATTGAACGCGGACTGAtgagtcaagccgattatgaTGAAGTAAGTCAGAAAGCATTGAGCTTGTTCAAGTATGGACAG CGTGTGGCGTTGGAGCATGGGTTAATATTGGTCGACACAAAGTATGAATTTGGAAAGGGACAGGATGGTTCCATACATTTGATTGATGAG GTGCATACACCCGATTCAAGCAGATATTGGATTGCTCATACTTATGAGGAACGTTTTCAGAGTGGTCTTGAACCTGAAAATATTGATAAG GAGTTTTTGAGGCTGTGGTTCAAAGATCATTGCAATCCATATGAAGATGAG GTTCTCCCTGATGCCCCTGAAGAACTTGTTCGTGAGCTATCTTGGAG ATATATTTTCTTGTATGAGACAatcacaaaatcaaaattcaagATCCCTTCGACAGAG gAGCCAATACATGATCGAATATCTCGCAATGTGGCACAAGCATTGTCATCTCTGAAGTAA
- the LOC126795837 gene encoding uncharacterized protein LOC126795837 translates to MSDPLPKSKRLKEITSWFLRDVESGSSNLNSTPSITSPNFNDEPQPSSHSPLPNSQPLEPPNRINALQRDPGLRCPIWEWPVDEQDRVRKAYISLGSFQPKVVFPMTKYGGQQRKFQYSWFKTYPWLEYSIVVDRAFCFPCFLFDTKDSGHHAFTVEGFKNWNKVYAGNNMLMKHVGSITSQHMAAMQKWDSLRNSDGHIERVLETRSLKDVEDNRLRLTTSIESVRLLANQGAPFRGHDESKNSLNRGYFQEVIKSFSRMSVDIERVVLENAPANAKYTSPSIQKQILNILGNKVRGKIRDEVGNSKYCILVDEAIDMSGKEQMAIILRFVDSQGLIRERFFMIVSVPNTTSQTLKNEISKVLTMYNLQVKYMRGQGYDGASNMRGIYNGLQALFLEECPYAYFVHCFAHRLQLVLNATAQGVKEIWQFFQTLSLIVNFVDSSAKRHSTLKDVRIEEIANLVACGELQTGSGANQICTLQRACPTRWSSHFRSIRSLIELFSSIKKTLNDMIDQGNGGQAEAILGALRSFEFVFCLLLMNKVMKVTDFLCQTLQRKSLDFVQAMSFVGLTKSLLQEMREEGWEDLVGEVKSFCEKHDLDMPDLSARYKSGTGRDCQQRNFNSIEHHYHINVFNVWIDLQLSELNRRFSDQASELLILSSTLDPRDNFKSFKAEDVCNLAKKFYPEDFDDGEMFTLQSECAYYEKDMRRDPKFQKLESIADLCHTLVLTRKSEFFRMLYRLICLVLTIPVSTATTERAFSAMNIIKNKLRNKMGDEFLGDCMVLHIEKEYAESIGNDEVIREFEELSTRRVKFR, encoded by the coding sequence ATGTCAGACCCTCTGCCAAAATCGAAGCGATTAAAAGAAATTACTTCATGGTTTTTAAGGGATGTTGAGTCCGGAAGTTCCAATTTGAATTCTACTCCTTCCATTACTTCTCCAAATTTTAATGATGAACCACAACCTTCAAGTCATTCTCCATTGCCCAACTCTCAACCTTTAGAGCCACCAAATAGGATTAATGCTCTTCAACGTGATCCTGGATTACGTTGTCCGATTTGGGAATGGCCAGTGGATGAGCAAGATAGAGTTCGAAAAGCCTACATTTCATTGGGGTCTTTTCAACCTAAGGTGGTGTTTCCAATGACCAAATATGGGGGTCAACAACGAAAATTTCAGTATTCTTGGTTCAAGACTTATCCATGGCTTGAGTACTCAATTGTTGTTGATAGAGCATTTTGCTttccttgttttctttttgacaCTAAAGATTCTGGCCATCATGCATTTACTGTGGAAGGATTTAAAAATTGGAACAAGGTTTATGCGGGTAATAATATGTTGATGAAGCATGTTGGAAGCATTACATCTCAACACATGGCTGCCATGCAAAAATGGGATTCGTTGAGGAACTCAGATGGCCATATTGAAAGAGTTCTTGAGACAAGGTCATTGAAGGACGTGGAAGACAATCGATTGAGGCTTACGACTTCAATAGAGAGTGTTAGATTGCTTGCTAATCAAGGAGCTCCTTTTAGAGGCCATGATGAATCTAAAAACTCCTTGAATCGTGGATATTTTCAAGAAGTAATAAAATCCTTTTCAAGGATGAGTGTGGATATTGAGAGAGTTGTCTTAGAAAATGCCCCTGCAAATGCCAAGTACACTAGTCCCTcaattcaaaagcaaatcCTCAATATCCTTGGTAACAAAGTAAGGGGCAAGATCCGAGATGAAGTTGGGAACTCTAAATATTGTATTCTTGTTGATGAAGCTATAGACATGTCTGGTAAGGAGCAAATGGCAATCATTTTGAGATTTGTTGATTCTCAAGGCTTGATTCGAGAACGATTTTTTATGATTGTGAGTGTTCCCAATACTACCTCACAAACCCTTAAAAATGAGATCTCAAAAGTGCTTACTATGTACAATCTTCAAGTGAAATACATGAGAGGTCAAGGATATGATGGTGCTAGTAATATGAGGGGAATTTATAATGGGTTACAAGCATTGTTTCTTGAAGAGTGTCCTTATGCATATTTTGTGCATTGTTTTGCTCACCGTTTGCAGTTGGTATTAAATGCTACAGCTCAAGGGGTTAAAGAAATTTGgcaattctttcaaactttgagcttaattgtgaattttgttGATTCTTCTGCTAAGAGGCATTCAACATTGAAAGATGTGAGAATAGAGGAAATTGCTAATTTGGTTGCTTGTGGGGAACTTCAAACAGGTAGTGGTGCTAAccaaatttgtactttgcaACGAGCATGTCCTACTCGGTGGAGCTCACATTTCCGTTCTATCAGGAGTTTAATTGAACTGTTTAGCTCAATAAAGAAAACTCTTAATGATATGATTGATCAAGGAAATGGAGGACAAGCTGAAGCTATTCTTGGAGCTTTGAGGTCTTTTGAGTTTGTGTTCTGCTTGCTTCTAATGAACAAAGTAATGAAAGTTACTGATTTTCTTTGTCAGACATTGCAGCGGAAATCTCTAGACTTTGTGCAGGCTATGAGTTTTGTTGGACTTACAAAGTCACTTCTTCAAGAAATGAGAGAAGAAGGTTGGGAGGATTTGGTAGGAGAAGTGAAATCTTTCTGTGAAAAACATGATCTTGATATGCCTGATTTGAGTGCTCGTTACAAATCTGGTACAGGTCGTGATTGCCAACAACGGAATTTCAATTCAATTGAACATCATTACCATATAAATGTGTTCAATGTTTGGATTGATCTTCAGTTGAGTGAATTGAATAGAAGATTCTCAGACCAAGCATCAGAACTCCTTATTCTTAGTTCAACCTTAGATCCTCGGGATAATTTCAAGAGTTTTAAAGCTGAAGATGTTTGCAATCTTGCCAAGAAGTTTTATCCTGAAGATTTTGATGATGGTGAAATGTTTACTCTTCAATCAGAGTGTGCATATTATGAGAAAGATATGCGACGTGATCCAAAGTTCCAGAAATTAGAATCCATTGCCGATTTGTGCCACACTTTAGTTCTAACAAGGAAGTCTGAATTTTTTCGTATGCTTTATAGATtgatttgtttagttttgACTATTCCTGTTTCTACGGCAACAACTGAAAGGGCATTTTCAGCTATGAACATCATCAAGAATAAACTTAGAAATAAGATGGGAGATGAGTTTCTTGGTGATTGTATGGTCCTTCATATTGAGAAAGAGTATGCTGAGTCTATAGGTAATGATGAGGTGATAAGAGAGTTTGAGGAACTATCGACTCGTAGAGTTAAATTTAGATAA
- the LOC126794582 gene encoding glutathione transferase GST 23-like — MSEEKVQLLGHWASPFALRVEWTLKLKEIEYEYVQEDLPNKSHLLLKYNPVYKKIPVLVHGGKPIAESLVILEYLDENWKHNPILPEDPYERAQARFWARFVEEKFIPAMMSAFSKKGEEKEKAAKEARENLKILESGLGEKQFFGGESIGFVDIAAGWIGVWARMVEEIAEVTLIDIETMPLLDAWFRRVLDVPIIKECLPPQDKVLERFKGFHQFLTGGSS, encoded by the exons ATGTCTGAAGAGAAAGTACAGCTGCTGGGTCACTGGGCAAGCCCTTTTGCCCTCAGAGTCGAATGGACCTTGAAGCTGAAAGAGATCGAGTACGAATATGTTCAAGAGGACCTCCCAAACAAAAGTCACTTGCTCTTGAAGTACAACCCTGTGTACAAAAAGATACCGGTCCTCGTGCATGGTGGTAAGCCTATAGCAGAGTCGCTGGTTATACTTGAATACCTGGACGAGAATTGGAAGCATAATCCAATCCTGCCGGAAGATCCCTATGAAAGAGCTCAGGCTCGCTTCTGGGCCAGATTTGTTGAAGAGAAG TTTATACCAGCAATGATGAGTGCATTCTCAAAGaaaggagaagagaaagaaaaggctGCAAAGGAAGCAAGAGAGAACCTCAAGATTCTGGAAAGTGGACTTGGGGAAAAGCAATTCTTTGGAGGTGAGAGCATAGGCTTTGTTGACATAGCTGCCGGGTGGATTGGAGTTTGGGCTAGAATGGTTGAGGAGATTGCAGAGGTAACTTTAATTGACATCGAGACGATGCCTCTGCTTGATGCTTGGTTCAGAAGAGTCCTTGACGTTCCAATTATTAAAGAATGCCTCCCACCTCAAGATAAAGTGCTGGAACGCTTTAAAGGCTTTCACCAGTTTTTGACCGGAGGATCAAGTTGA
- the LOC126794571 gene encoding pentatricopeptide repeat-containing protein At5g27460, translated as MASRCSIAGLNRQIPLSATWRQISSLASSSSPVADLKSQIFKLKTPGRTTATAVVQDWVSQGRKVSAPQLRGISIQLFKSKRFTHALQVIKCIETQSNYRMSPVDHVIRLQLIIKVNGMLEAEEYFEQLTDAALRKAACVALLHGYVVERDVEKAEALMQKLGGLGLVVSPHLYNEMMKLYMATAQFGKVPLVVERMRSNKMPLTVLSYNLWMNACAKLSGVERVEKVYKEMVSDVNVQVGWSTLSTLAGIYTKAGLVEKAKMALINAEEKLSNCNRLGYFFLITQYTSLRSKEDVLRLWEASKGVAGRIPSTNYMHIVLCLVKLGDIMEADRVFREWECNCFKYDIRVSNVLLGAYMRNGMVEKAESLHQHTLDRGGCPNYKTWEILMEGRLKNDNMEGAVEAMKQGLAVLQNCHWRPADDTVMAFADYFERQGKFEDANWYIRVIHDLGIASLPLYKSLLRMCNSAQRSASLILKMMEKDKIEMDDEISALVRALKVCV; from the exons ATGGCGAGCCGTTGCTCCATCGCCGGTCTGAATCGGCAGATCCCACTTTCCGCCACGTGGAGGCAGATATCATCACTCGCCTCCTCATCTTCGCCGGTCGCCGACCTCAAGAGCCAGATTTTCAAGCTCAAAACTCCGGGCCGGACCACCGCCACCGCCGTGGTTCAAGATTGGGTCAGTCAAGGCCGCAAGGTCTCCGCCCCCCAACTCCGCGGCATTTCCATCCAGCTCTTCAAATCCAAGCGCTTCACCCACGCTCTTCAG GTTATAAAATGTATCGAAACGCAAAGCAACTATAGAATGTCGCCGGTGGATCATGTCATAAGATTACAATTGATAATCAAAGTGAATGGAATGTTGGAAGCAGAGGAGTATTTTGAGCAGTTGACTGATGCGGCGTTGCGAAAAGCGGCTTGTGTAGCTCTTTTACACGGTTATGTTGTCGAAAGGGACGTGGAGAAGGCAGAGGCGTTGATGCAGAAGCTGGGAGGGTTGGGGCTGGTGGTGAGCCCTCATTTGTATAATGAGATGATGAAGTTGTATATGGCCACGGCGCAGTTTGGGAAGGTGCCGCTTGTTGTAGAGAGGATGAGGAGTAACAAGATGCCGCTGACTGTTCTTTCGTATAATCTTTGGATGAATGCGTGTGCGAAGCTGTCTGGGGTTGAGAGGGTTGAGAAGGTTTATAAGGAAATGGTGAGTGATGTGAATGTTCAGGTTGGATGGAGCACTTTGTCGACCTTAGCTGGTATCTATACGAAAGCGGGACTTGTTGAGAAAGCCAAGATGGCTTTGATAAATGCGGAAGAGAAGCTTTCTAACTGTAATCGTCTTGGTTATTTCTTCCTCATTACACAGTATACGTCTTTGAGGAGTAAAGAGGATGTTCTACGACTTTGGGAAGCTAGTAAGGGAGTCGCAGGAAGAATTCCAAGTACTAATTACATGCATATAGTGTTGTGCTTGGTGAAGCTAGGTGATATTATGGAAGCAGATAGGGTTTTCAGGGAATGGGAGTGCAATTGTTTTAAGTATGATATTCGAGTCTCTAATGTCCTTCTAGGTGCATACATGCGGAATGGGATGGTGGAGAAAGCCGAGTCATTACATCAGCACACGTTGGATAGAGGCGGTTGCCCGAATTACAAGACATGGGAGATCCTTATGGAAGGAAGGCTGAAAAACGATAACATGGAGGGAGCAGTTGAAGCAATGAAACAAGGATTAGCGGTGTTGCAAAACTGTCACTGGAGGCCAGCAGATGATACTGTTATGGCCTTTGCTGATTATTTTGAGAGGCAGGGAAAATTTGAGGATGCAAACTGGTATATAAGAGTTATTCACGACTTGGGTATTGCAAGTTTGCCATTATACAAATCATTGCTGAGAATGTGCAATTCTGCTCAAAGGTCAGCGTCTCTCATCCTTAAGATGATGGAGAAGGACAAAATTGAGATGGATGACGAGATTTCTGCTCTTGTCCGTGCTCTCAAAGTTTGTGTGTAA